A single Micromonospora sp. CCTCC AA 2012012 DNA region contains:
- a CDS encoding acetyl/propionyl/methylcrotonyl-CoA carboxylase subunit alpha, producing the protein MRKVLIANRGEIAVRVIRACRDAGLGSVAVYADSDRDALHATLADEAYALGGDTAAESYLRIDKLIDVARKADADAVHPGYGFLSENADFAQAVIDAGLTWIGPTPQAIRDLGDKVTARHIAQRAGAPLVPGTPDPVNNADEVMAFAVDHGLPVAIKAAFGGGGRGLKVARTMEEIPQLFESATREAVAAFGRGECFVERYLDKPRHVEAQVLADQHGNVIVVGTRDCSLQRRHQKLVEEAPAPFLTDAQRAQIHDSAKAICREAGYHGAGTVEYLVGVDGTISFLEVNTRLQVEHPVTEETAGIDLVREQFRIADGEKLRLTEDPTPRGHAIEFRINGEDPGRSFLPAPGTVTALRLPSGPGVRVDTGISAGDVIGGNFDSLLAKVIIVGETRTEAIERARRALDEMVVDGMATALPFHRLVVRDEAFTAEPFTVHTRWIETEFDNTVPPFTAAAGPAEAPAERETVVVEVSGKRLEVVLPAGLGGGTAAAAPAAKKPARRGGGAKAGATVSGDALASPMQGTIVKIAVADGDTVAEGDLVVVLEAMKMEQPLHAHKAGTISGLSAEVGAVITAGAAICTIA; encoded by the coding sequence GCCTGCCGCGACGCCGGTCTGGGCAGCGTCGCCGTCTATGCGGACTCGGACCGGGACGCCCTGCACGCCACCCTGGCAGACGAGGCGTACGCCCTCGGCGGCGACACCGCGGCCGAGAGCTACCTGCGGATCGACAAGCTGATCGACGTGGCCCGCAAGGCCGACGCCGACGCCGTCCACCCCGGCTACGGCTTCCTCTCCGAGAACGCCGACTTCGCCCAGGCCGTCATCGACGCCGGGCTCACCTGGATCGGCCCGACCCCGCAGGCGATCCGCGACCTCGGCGACAAGGTGACCGCCCGGCACATCGCCCAGCGCGCCGGCGCGCCCCTGGTGCCCGGCACCCCCGACCCGGTCAACAACGCCGACGAGGTGATGGCCTTCGCCGTCGACCACGGCCTGCCGGTCGCCATCAAGGCAGCCTTCGGTGGCGGCGGTCGCGGCCTCAAGGTGGCCCGCACCATGGAGGAGATCCCCCAGCTGTTCGAGTCGGCCACCCGCGAGGCGGTCGCCGCGTTCGGCCGGGGCGAGTGCTTCGTCGAGCGCTACCTCGACAAGCCCCGCCACGTCGAGGCGCAGGTGCTGGCCGACCAGCACGGCAACGTGATCGTGGTGGGCACCCGGGACTGCTCGCTCCAGCGGCGGCACCAGAAGCTGGTCGAGGAGGCCCCCGCGCCGTTCCTCACCGACGCCCAGCGGGCGCAGATCCACGACAGCGCGAAGGCGATCTGCCGGGAGGCCGGCTACCACGGCGCCGGCACGGTCGAATACCTGGTCGGGGTCGACGGGACCATCTCCTTCCTGGAGGTGAACACCCGCCTGCAGGTGGAGCACCCGGTCACCGAGGAGACCGCCGGCATCGACCTGGTCCGCGAGCAGTTCCGCATCGCCGACGGCGAGAAGCTGCGCCTCACCGAGGACCCGACCCCGCGCGGGCACGCCATCGAGTTCCGGATCAACGGCGAGGACCCGGGCCGCAGCTTCCTGCCCGCCCCGGGCACCGTCACCGCGCTGCGGCTGCCCAGCGGCCCGGGCGTCCGGGTCGACACCGGCATCTCGGCCGGCGACGTGATCGGCGGCAACTTCGACTCGCTGCTGGCCAAGGTGATCATCGTCGGCGAGACGCGTACCGAGGCCATCGAGCGGGCCCGCCGGGCGCTGGACGAGATGGTCGTCGACGGGATGGCCACCGCGCTGCCGTTCCACCGGCTGGTCGTCCGCGACGAGGCGTTCACCGCCGAGCCGTTCACCGTGCACACCCGGTGGATCGAGACCGAGTTCGACAACACCGTGCCGCCCTTCACCGCCGCCGCCGGGCCCGCCGAGGCGCCGGCCGAGCGCGAGACCGTCGTGGTCGAGGTGAGCGGCAAGCGGCTGGAGGTCGTCCTCCCCGCCGGCCTCGGCGGGGGTACGGCAGCCGCCGCGCCCGCCGCGAAGAAGCCGGCCCGCCGGGGTGGCGGGGCCAAGGCCGGCGCCACGGTCAGCGGCGACGCGCTCGCCTCCCCCATGCAGGGCACCATCGTCAAGATCGCCGTCGCGGACGGTGACACCGTCGCCGAGGGCGACCTGGTCGTCGTCCTCGAGGCGATGAAGATGGAGCAGCCGCTGCACGCCCACAAGGCCGGCACGATCAGCGGCCTCTCCGCCGAGGTCGGCGCGGTGATCACCGCCGGCGCCGCGATCTGCACCATCGCCTGA